The proteins below are encoded in one region of Streptomyces sp. NBC_00490:
- a CDS encoding ATP-binding SpoIIE family protein phosphatase has product MTDTTDTADPLSTASAPPTTASPPPPAAGTRKPFPPSPTSATTPAPMSREGDRLRFAGAATRRIARGIDLDEIVIGLCRASVPTFSDAILVYLREPLPVGDERPVEPLVLRLHRTDRIPPEEDGLRLVDDPRPRPPALDELVAERCTVPGGGALAEVLRGVRPVFTNSPAAQAALPELLGKGSESVTPAGQHAILAPLRGRRRVIGAALFLRSPERPAFEQDDLLLAAQLATHSALGIDKAALYGREAYIADELQRAMLPETLPRPTGVRLASRYLPAAETARVGGDWYDAIPLPGSRVALVVGDVMGHSMTSAAVMGQLRTTAQTLAGLDMPPQEVLHHLDEQAQRLGADRMATCVYCVYDPVAHRITIANAGHPPPILVHLGGRTEVLRVPPGAPIGVGGVAFEAVELDAPADATLLLYTDGLVESRLRDVWTGIEQLREKLAATARLTGPERPPPLEELCDEVLDMLGPGDRDDDIALLAARFEGIAPSDVAYWFLEPSEATPGRARRLVRRTLSRWGLEELSDSAELLVSEIVTNAVRYASRPITVRLLRTHVLRCEVTDDEPRLPVLGQARATDEGGRGLYLVNRVARHWGASRLSTGKIVWFELDRP; this is encoded by the coding sequence ATGACCGACACGACCGACACCGCGGACCCACTGTCTACGGCCTCCGCACCCCCGACGACCGCCTCACCACCACCCCCCGCCGCCGGGACGCGAAAACCGTTCCCACCGTCCCCGACCTCCGCAACGACCCCCGCCCCCATGAGCCGCGAGGGCGACCGGCTGCGCTTCGCCGGGGCGGCGACCCGCCGGATCGCTCGCGGTATCGACCTGGACGAGATCGTGATCGGGCTGTGCCGGGCCAGCGTGCCGACCTTCTCGGACGCGATCCTCGTGTACCTCCGCGAACCGCTGCCGGTCGGCGACGAACGTCCCGTCGAACCGCTCGTCCTGCGGCTGCACCGGACCGACCGGATCCCGCCCGAGGAGGACGGTCTCCGGCTCGTGGACGACCCACGGCCCAGGCCACCCGCGCTGGACGAACTCGTCGCCGAGCGCTGCACCGTGCCGGGCGGCGGCGCGCTCGCCGAGGTGCTGCGAGGCGTACGCCCCGTCTTCACCAACTCCCCGGCGGCCCAGGCCGCCCTGCCCGAACTCCTCGGCAAGGGCAGCGAGTCGGTGACCCCGGCCGGACAGCACGCCATCCTCGCCCCCCTGCGCGGCCGCCGCCGTGTCATCGGCGCCGCCCTCTTCCTGCGCAGCCCCGAACGCCCCGCCTTCGAACAGGACGACCTCCTGCTCGCCGCCCAGCTCGCCACCCACAGCGCCCTCGGCATCGACAAGGCGGCCCTGTACGGCCGTGAGGCGTACATCGCCGACGAACTCCAGCGCGCCATGCTCCCCGAGACCCTGCCCCGCCCGACCGGCGTCCGGCTGGCCTCCCGTTACCTCCCGGCCGCCGAGACGGCCCGTGTCGGCGGCGACTGGTACGACGCGATCCCCCTGCCGGGCAGCCGTGTCGCGCTGGTCGTCGGCGATGTCATGGGCCACTCCATGACCTCCGCCGCGGTCATGGGCCAGCTGCGGACGACGGCCCAGACGCTCGCCGGTCTCGACATGCCGCCGCAGGAAGTGCTGCACCACCTCGACGAACAGGCCCAGCGGCTGGGCGCCGACCGGATGGCAACCTGTGTCTACTGCGTCTACGACCCCGTCGCGCACCGCATCACCATCGCCAACGCCGGCCATCCCCCGCCCATCCTGGTGCACCTGGGCGGCCGCACCGAGGTGCTGCGGGTGCCCCCGGGCGCACCCATCGGGGTCGGCGGCGTCGCCTTCGAGGCCGTGGAGCTGGACGCCCCGGCCGACGCCACCCTGCTCCTGTACACCGACGGGCTGGTCGAATCGCGCCTGCGGGACGTGTGGACCGGTATCGAGCAGCTGCGCGAGAAGCTCGCCGCGACCGCGCGGCTGACCGGCCCCGAGCGTCCGCCGCCGCTGGAGGAGCTGTGCGACGAGGTGCTCGACATGCTCGGACCGGGCGACCGGGACGACGACATCGCACTGCTCGCCGCCCGCTTCGAGGGGATCGCGCCGAGTGACGTGGCGTACTGGTTCCTGGAACCGTCGGAGGCGACACCCGGCCGGGCGCGGCGGCTGGTCCGGCGCACCTTGTCCCGCTGGGGGCTCGAGGAGCTGAGCGACTCCGCGGAGCTGCTGGTCAGCGAGATCGTCACCAATGCCGTGCGGTACGCGTCCCGGCCCATCACCGTGCGGCTGCTGCGCACCCACGTGCTGCGCTGCGAGGTCACCGACGACGAGCCCCGGCTCCCGGTGCTCGGGCAGGCGCGGGCCACGGACGAGGGCGGACGGGGCCTGTACCTGGTGAACAGGGTGGCCCGGCACTGGGGAGCGTCCCGGCTGAGCACCGGCAAGATCGTCTGGTTCGAGCTCGACCGGCCGTGA
- a CDS encoding SpoIIE family protein phosphatase, whose translation MILLSVAWDDIGGLVDAHERFLAGARVDADVRGSVLDSWKRCRSVGLEPDRLQAAYAPDLTLDDPLLHAAEPVLKNLATSLSEAGMTIALCDGQGRMVQRLGGGRQLCDRLDEVNFAPGFDASERVVGTNGVGTALAERNPVYVVGREHFADCLQPFACAGAPVRNPLSGRIEAVLDLTCLRDAGDPAMLRLVREAAHAIEARMLEVATDRERALLAAYRRATAHASAQWRQPGRPDGDELGPVDRAVLREKAEELLASPHRTLDEVTLSGGRTATLLRRQVRGAAGETGVVVEARIVGSPHVRQVCLSAPAAPVTPNAALPQPAPSPAPVRPAVGSAGLRTVVPTPAEVQWDAQGEPGATVTSVGALPSVAERGSDAPGTDAPGADARLLLLGEPGVGRLALLARRRLEFLHDAGMRIGTTLDVTRTAEELAEATVPRFADFVAVDLPDGVLLGEEPGPLGADTPLRRVALGAVHEEPRLHPVGGLVRYAASTPQARGLEARQSMLEPVLAAAGIHSLVTVPLRARGETLGLVSFYRAEKTARFEDDDLSLAQELAGRAAICIDNARRYTREHNTALALQRSLLPRGRSEQSAVEVAYRYLPAQAGVGGDWFDVIPLSGARVALVVGDVVGHGLHAAATMGRLRTAVHNFCALDLPPDDLLTHLDDLVGRLDRGEGWAAENSPDSGIVGATCLYAVYDPVSRRCTLTRAGHPLPAVVDPDGTVTFVDLPSAPPLGLGGMPFETVELELAEGSQLVLYTDGLIEDRQRDIDAGMQRLGAVLAQAGRPPEETCEAVLDALLPARPSDDVALLVARTHALDCDRVAQWDVPSDPAAVSRFRAAVTEQLTAWGLEELSFTVELVASELVTNAIRHATGPVRLRLLRDRALICEVSDGSSTSPRLRRAKNEDEGGRGLFLVAQLTERWGTRYTPEGKIIWTELALP comes from the coding sequence GTGATCCTGTTGTCCGTCGCCTGGGACGACATCGGCGGGCTCGTCGATGCCCACGAACGTTTTCTGGCCGGGGCCCGAGTGGACGCGGACGTCCGGGGCTCCGTGCTCGACTCCTGGAAACGGTGCAGGTCCGTCGGGCTGGAACCGGACCGCCTCCAGGCCGCCTACGCGCCGGACCTCACCCTGGACGACCCGCTCCTGCACGCGGCCGAGCCGGTCCTGAAGAACCTCGCCACCTCGCTCTCCGAGGCCGGCATGACCATCGCGCTGTGCGACGGACAGGGCCGCATGGTCCAGCGGCTCGGCGGCGGACGACAGCTCTGCGACCGCCTCGACGAGGTGAACTTCGCCCCCGGCTTCGACGCCTCCGAACGGGTCGTGGGCACCAACGGCGTCGGCACCGCGCTCGCCGAACGCAACCCCGTCTACGTCGTCGGCCGTGAGCACTTCGCCGACTGCCTCCAGCCCTTCGCCTGCGCCGGCGCGCCCGTCCGCAACCCGCTCAGCGGACGCATCGAGGCCGTCCTCGACCTCACCTGTCTGCGCGACGCGGGCGACCCCGCCATGCTGCGGCTGGTCCGTGAGGCCGCCCACGCCATCGAGGCACGGATGCTGGAGGTGGCCACGGACCGCGAGCGGGCCCTCCTCGCCGCGTACCGGCGGGCCACCGCCCACGCGTCGGCACAGTGGCGGCAGCCGGGGCGCCCGGACGGGGACGAACTCGGCCCCGTCGACCGGGCCGTGCTGCGCGAGAAGGCCGAGGAACTCCTCGCCTCCCCGCACCGCACCCTCGACGAGGTGACCCTCTCCGGCGGCCGCACCGCCACCCTGCTGCGCCGTCAGGTCCGGGGCGCGGCGGGTGAGACGGGCGTCGTCGTCGAGGCCCGCATCGTCGGCAGCCCGCACGTGCGCCAGGTCTGCCTCAGCGCGCCCGCCGCCCCGGTCACCCCGAACGCGGCCCTTCCACAGCCGGCCCCCTCCCCCGCACCGGTCCGGCCCGCGGTGGGATCCGCCGGACTGCGGACGGTCGTACCGACACCCGCCGAAGTGCAGTGGGACGCGCAGGGCGAGCCCGGGGCGACCGTCACGAGTGTCGGCGCGCTCCCGTCCGTCGCCGAGCGCGGCAGCGACGCCCCCGGGACGGACGCCCCAGGTGCCGACGCCCGGCTGCTTCTCCTCGGTGAGCCCGGTGTCGGACGGCTGGCCCTGCTCGCGCGCCGGCGCCTGGAGTTCCTGCACGACGCGGGCATGCGGATCGGTACCACCCTCGACGTCACCCGCACCGCGGAGGAACTCGCGGAGGCGACCGTCCCCCGGTTCGCCGACTTCGTCGCCGTGGACCTGCCGGACGGGGTGCTGCTCGGCGAGGAGCCGGGACCGCTGGGCGCGGACACCCCGCTGCGGCGGGTCGCCCTGGGCGCCGTACATGAGGAACCGCGTCTGCACCCGGTCGGCGGCCTCGTCCGGTACGCCGCGTCCACACCGCAGGCCCGCGGGCTGGAGGCCCGGCAGTCGATGCTCGAACCCGTGCTCGCCGCCGCCGGTATCCACTCCCTGGTCACGGTGCCGCTGCGGGCCCGCGGCGAGACCCTCGGCCTGGTCAGCTTCTACCGCGCCGAGAAGACCGCCCGCTTCGAGGACGACGACCTCTCCCTCGCCCAGGAACTGGCCGGCCGCGCGGCCATCTGCATCGACAACGCCCGCCGCTACACCCGCGAGCACAACACCGCGCTCGCCCTCCAGCGCAGCCTGCTGCCGCGGGGCCGGTCCGAGCAGAGCGCCGTCGAGGTCGCCTACCGCTATCTGCCGGCCCAGGCCGGCGTCGGCGGCGACTGGTTCGACGTCATCCCGCTCTCCGGCGCGCGGGTCGCGCTCGTGGTCGGGGACGTCGTGGGCCACGGACTGCACGCGGCCGCCACGATGGGCCGGCTGCGCACCGCCGTCCACAACTTCTGCGCCCTCGACCTGCCGCCCGACGACCTTCTCACCCACCTCGACGACCTCGTCGGCCGCCTCGACCGGGGCGAGGGCTGGGCGGCGGAGAACAGCCCCGACTCCGGGATCGTCGGGGCGACCTGTCTCTACGCCGTCTACGACCCGGTGTCCCGGCGCTGCACCCTGACCCGCGCCGGGCACCCGCTGCCCGCGGTCGTCGACCCCGACGGCACGGTGACCTTCGTCGACCTGCCCTCCGCCCCGCCGCTCGGGCTCGGCGGGATGCCCTTCGAGACCGTCGAGCTGGAGCTGGCGGAGGGCAGCCAACTGGTGCTCTACACCGACGGGTTGATCGAGGACCGGCAGCGGGACATCGACGCCGGGATGCAGAGGCTGGGCGCCGTCCTCGCCCAGGCCGGACGGCCGCCGGAGGAGACCTGCGAGGCGGTCCTGGACGCGCTGCTGCCGGCCCGGCCGAGCGACGACGTGGCCCTGCTGGTGGCCCGTACGCACGCCCTGGACTGCGACCGGGTCGCCCAGTGGGACGTGCCCAGCGACCCGGCGGCCGTCTCCCGCTTCCGCGCGGCGGTCACCGAACAGCTCACGGCCTGGGGCCTGGAGGAGCTGTCGTTCACCGTCGAACTCGTCGCCAGCGAACTGGTCACCAACGCCATCCGGCACGCCACCGGCCCGGTCCGGCTCCGGCTGCTCCGCGACCGCGCCCTGATCTGCGAGGTCTCCGACGGCAGCAGTACGTCCCCGCGACTGCGCCGTGCGAAGAACGAGGACGAGGGCGGCCGCGGGCTGTTCCTCGTCGCCCAGCTCACCGAGCGGTGGGGGACGCGCTACACCCCTGAGGGGAAGATCATCTGGACGGAGCTGGCGTTGCCGTGA
- a CDS encoding MFS transporter → MLPVTFPVVLRETRAVEAPVFSPAAVVASCVGFVLIGALQALYGPAIPAFREEFGLSPSAAGLGLSAHFVGGVAGVLLFDRWFGRIGNRRILGASYLLMAVGAAGFALAPTWPLALAAALLAGLGFGGIDYGLNQLFAVGFGHRSTAMLNILNAHFGIGAILGPAVIGAVGAEHYPAVFLTFALVDLPLLWCLKGVRDKAPQQSGTVPGSGAVLGRSLGSVLAVFVALYVLHVGIEAGVGGWEPTHLETVGYGAGVAATATSVYWLMMTVGRFLVAPVALRFSAQTIITVSCAGMTVCLLLASVSELAPYAYAGVGLFIAPNFPTGLPWLHRAAPQARRAGALVIAASMAGGVVAGPALGKVIEWSGIKAVPLLLGGVSALCLAATLWLIRSTSSRSHRRGTPACPH, encoded by the coding sequence ATGTTACCGGTAACATTTCCTGTCGTGCTCCGAGAAACCCGTGCAGTCGAAGCTCCGGTGTTCAGCCCGGCCGCCGTCGTCGCCTCGTGCGTCGGCTTCGTTCTGATCGGTGCGCTCCAGGCCCTCTACGGGCCCGCCATCCCCGCCTTCCGTGAGGAGTTCGGGCTGTCCCCGTCGGCCGCCGGACTGGGGCTGAGTGCCCACTTCGTCGGTGGGGTGGCCGGGGTATTGCTGTTCGACCGGTGGTTCGGGCGGATCGGCAACCGGCGGATCCTCGGCGCCTCGTACCTCCTGATGGCCGTCGGCGCGGCGGGCTTCGCGCTCGCTCCCACCTGGCCGCTCGCGCTCGCCGCCGCCCTGCTGGCCGGGCTCGGCTTCGGCGGTATCGACTACGGGCTCAACCAGCTGTTCGCCGTCGGCTTCGGACATCGCTCGACGGCGATGCTGAACATCCTCAACGCCCACTTCGGCATCGGCGCGATCCTCGGACCGGCCGTGATCGGCGCGGTCGGCGCCGAGCACTACCCGGCCGTCTTCCTCACCTTCGCGCTGGTCGACCTGCCGCTGCTGTGGTGTCTGAAGGGCGTACGGGACAAGGCGCCGCAGCAGTCCGGCACGGTCCCCGGCTCCGGTGCCGTCCTCGGCCGCAGCCTCGGCTCGGTGCTCGCCGTGTTCGTCGCGCTGTACGTCCTGCACGTCGGCATCGAGGCCGGCGTCGGCGGCTGGGAGCCCACCCATCTGGAGACCGTCGGCTACGGCGCCGGGGTCGCCGCCACCGCCACCTCCGTGTACTGGCTGATGATGACCGTGGGCCGGTTCCTGGTCGCGCCTGTCGCGCTGCGCTTCTCGGCGCAGACGATCATCACGGTCTCGTGCGCCGGAATGACGGTCTGTCTCCTGCTCGCGTCCGTCAGCGAGTTGGCGCCCTACGCCTATGCCGGCGTCGGGCTGTTCATCGCACCGAACTTTCCCACCGGACTGCCCTGGCTCCACCGGGCCGCCCCGCAGGCCCGGCGCGCCGGAGCCCTGGTCATCGCGGCCTCGATGGCCGGCGGTGTGGTGGCCGGACCGGCCCTCGGCAAGGTCATCGAGTGGTCCGGCATCAAGGCCGTACCACTGCTGCTCGGAGGGGTCTCGGCGCTGTGCCTGGCCGCGACCCTGTGGCTGATCCGCAGTACTTCATCCCGCTCGCACCGAAGGGGAACACCCGCATGCCCGCACTGA
- a CDS encoding beta-galactosidase: MPHHLRVPAPSGPPLTGHLPFTDAPGVPDPIEVTSRCLTRGGRPWFPVSGEFHYTRYPAGEWEEELLKMKAGGVTVVASYVIWIHHEEIEGRVRFDGDRDLRRFAELCARHGLDFIPRIGPWVHAEVRNGGLPDWVAARDCVPRTDDPVYLEAVGAWFEAVAEQLRGLDRAHGGPIVAVQIENELYDQPGHLLTLKRMAQQAGLSAPLWTSTAWGGVQLPPDELLPLYGGYTETFWTEADGGWPDTCRKHFFFTHQRDDEGIGSDLRPVHVRGSAPDASADRFPWATCELGGGMAVSYHRRPRVDAADIAALGLTKIGCGSAWQGYYMFHGGTNPAGELTSLQESHATGYPNDLPVLTYDFQAPLGEYGQYRATYDELRLQHLLLADFGHLIAPMESVLPSTRPLGQDDRDTLRWAVRGDSGSGFLFVNNHQPHEPLPDHPGTSFTVEFPEGGPVSLPSAPVTVPSGATFCWPLRLDVAGLRVEWATAQPVCTVQDSGRTVLVLAAVAGITPELALDEGTVGSLSTPSGQVTHTGGRVLVTGLRPGTDALVEVETAAGGRVGLLVLDAATARTAYQGEIRGAERLVLSDAGVVFDRGEVRLHSTVERPSFAVFPALPAREGAPDGVFTRYTLAADGTGAGEAPVTLLRPAGPAPEPATGVQGRASAPADKYFDTAAAEYRVDLPEEVPPGTLLRIHWTGDVGRAYVGDTLVADQFFSGRVWDIGLDRIPAGPLRLRVLPGFEGADVYVPPEARDGWGRADVERVELVTVRRRAVG, translated from the coding sequence ATGCCGCACCATCTGCGCGTACCCGCGCCCTCCGGCCCACCCCTCACCGGCCACCTCCCCTTCACCGACGCGCCGGGCGTGCCCGACCCGATCGAGGTCACCAGCCGCTGTCTCACCCGTGGCGGACGTCCCTGGTTCCCGGTCTCCGGAGAGTTCCACTACACCCGCTACCCGGCCGGGGAGTGGGAGGAGGAGCTCCTCAAGATGAAGGCCGGCGGTGTCACCGTCGTCGCCAGTTACGTCATCTGGATCCACCACGAGGAGATCGAGGGCCGCGTCCGCTTCGACGGCGACCGCGACCTGCGCCGCTTCGCCGAACTCTGCGCCCGCCACGGCCTCGACTTCATCCCCCGCATCGGCCCCTGGGTGCACGCGGAGGTCCGCAACGGCGGCCTGCCGGACTGGGTGGCGGCCCGCGACTGCGTGCCGCGCACCGACGACCCGGTCTATCTGGAGGCGGTGGGGGCGTGGTTCGAGGCCGTCGCCGAGCAACTGCGCGGTCTCGACCGGGCACACGGCGGCCCCATCGTCGCCGTCCAGATCGAGAACGAGCTCTACGACCAGCCCGGCCACCTGCTCACGCTCAAACGTATGGCCCAACAGGCCGGACTGAGCGCTCCCCTGTGGACCTCGACCGCCTGGGGAGGTGTCCAACTCCCGCCCGACGAACTGCTTCCGCTGTACGGCGGCTACACCGAGACCTTCTGGACCGAGGCCGACGGCGGCTGGCCCGACACCTGCCGCAAGCACTTCTTCTTCACCCACCAGCGCGACGACGAGGGCATCGGATCCGACCTGCGCCCGGTGCACGTCCGCGGCAGCGCCCCGGACGCCAGCGCGGACCGATTCCCTTGGGCCACCTGCGAGTTGGGCGGCGGCATGGCCGTCTCCTACCACCGGCGCCCGCGCGTGGACGCCGCCGACATCGCCGCGCTCGGGCTCACCAAGATCGGGTGCGGCTCGGCGTGGCAGGGGTACTACATGTTCCACGGCGGCACGAATCCCGCGGGCGAACTGACCTCGCTCCAGGAGTCCCACGCCACCGGCTACCCGAACGACCTGCCCGTCCTGACGTACGACTTCCAGGCACCGCTCGGCGAGTACGGGCAGTACCGGGCCACGTACGACGAACTCCGGCTCCAGCACCTGCTGTTGGCCGACTTCGGGCATCTGATCGCGCCGATGGAGTCGGTGCTGCCCTCTACGCGGCCGCTCGGGCAGGACGACCGGGACACACTGCGCTGGGCCGTACGCGGTGACAGCGGTTCGGGATTCCTGTTCGTCAACAACCACCAGCCCCACGAGCCGTTGCCGGATCACCCGGGGACGTCGTTCACCGTGGAGTTCCCCGAGGGCGGCCCGGTGAGCCTCCCGAGCGCTCCCGTGACCGTCCCGTCGGGGGCCACCTTCTGCTGGCCGCTGCGGCTCGACGTGGCCGGGCTGCGCGTGGAGTGGGCGACGGCGCAGCCGGTGTGCACGGTCCAGGACAGCGGTCGTACCGTGCTGGTGCTCGCCGCGGTGGCGGGCATCACTCCCGAACTCGCCCTGGACGAGGGCACGGTGGGCTCACTGAGCACGCCGTCCGGGCAGGTCACGCACACCGGCGGCCGGGTCCTGGTCACCGGGCTGCGGCCCGGTACCGACGCCCTGGTCGAGGTCGAGACGGCGGCGGGCGGCCGCGTCGGGCTGCTGGTGCTGGACGCGGCCACGGCACGGACCGCCTACCAGGGGGAGATCCGGGGCGCCGAGCGGCTGGTGCTGTCCGACGCCGGTGTGGTCTTCGACCGGGGTGAGGTACGGCTGCACAGCACCGTGGAGCGGCCCTCGTTCGCCGTGTTCCCCGCGCTGCCCGCCCGGGAGGGGGCGCCGGACGGGGTGTTCACCCGGTACACCCTGGCGGCGGACGGCACCGGTGCCGGGGAGGCGCCGGTCACCCTCCTCAGACCTGCCGGTCCCGCGCCCGAGCCCGCCACCGGGGTGCAGGGGCGGGCCAGTGCGCCGGCCGACAAGTACTTCGACACGGCGGCCGCCGAGTACCGGGTCGACCTGCCGGAGGAGGTGCCGCCGGGGACACTGCTGCGTATCCACTGGACCGGGGACGTGGGGCGCGCCTACGTGGGGGACACCCTTGTCGCCGACCAGTTCTTCTCGGGACGGGTGTGGGACATCGGGCTGGACCGGATCCCGGCGGGGCCGCTGCGGCTGCGGGTGCTTCCCGGATTCGAGGGCGCCGACGTGTACGTTCCGCCGGAGGCCCGGGACGGCTGGGGGAGGGCGGACGTCGAGCGGGTGGAGCTGGTGACTGTTCGCCGTAGGGCCGTGGGGTGA
- a CDS encoding LacI family DNA-binding transcriptional regulator, translated as MSSSAAPAPKGRSRRNFAGSRPVMDDVARLAGVSKQTVSRVLNDNPAVRPETREVVQAAMRSLGYRPSRSARSLASGRTRMLGVISFDAARYGPASTLTAINTAAQKAGYLLSSIALDDTADHATVAAAVERLSAEGADGVIAIAPQHRVGQALADTHLDTPLVVLENEIRGGTQLVTADSRNGARKAVEHLLRLGHPTVWHIAGPTGWTSADQRLISWQDTLKAAGAEVPELLIGDWSADSGYDLGRRLARRPDVTAVFASNDQMALGLLHALHEAGRRVPEDVSVVGYDDIPEAAHLLPPLTTVRTDFAAIGRRSLRLLLDRIDGRTEERVEPLIPVEVIVRRSCGRPPRG; from the coding sequence ATGAGCTCCAGCGCCGCTCCCGCCCCCAAAGGGCGCAGTCGACGCAACTTCGCGGGCTCGCGGCCGGTCATGGACGACGTGGCGCGGCTGGCCGGAGTGTCCAAGCAGACCGTTTCGCGGGTGCTCAACGACAACCCGGCCGTCCGTCCCGAGACGCGTGAAGTCGTGCAGGCCGCCATGCGGAGCCTCGGCTACCGGCCCAGCCGCAGTGCGCGGTCGCTGGCCAGCGGACGGACGCGGATGCTCGGGGTCATCTCCTTCGACGCCGCCCGCTACGGACCCGCCAGCACCCTGACCGCCATCAACACCGCCGCCCAGAAGGCCGGTTACCTGCTGAGCTCCATCGCCCTGGACGACACCGCCGACCACGCCACGGTCGCCGCGGCCGTGGAGCGGCTGTCGGCCGAGGGCGCGGACGGCGTCATCGCCATCGCGCCCCAGCACCGGGTGGGACAGGCGCTGGCCGACACCCACCTCGACACCCCGCTGGTGGTCCTGGAGAACGAGATCAGGGGCGGCACCCAGCTGGTCACCGCCGACTCCCGCAACGGCGCCCGCAAGGCCGTCGAGCACCTGCTGCGCCTCGGACACCCCACCGTGTGGCACATCGCGGGGCCCACCGGCTGGACCTCCGCCGACCAGCGCCTCATCAGCTGGCAGGACACCCTGAAGGCGGCGGGCGCCGAGGTGCCCGAGCTGCTCATCGGCGACTGGAGCGCGGACTCCGGCTACGACCTCGGCCGGCGGCTGGCCCGGCGCCCGGACGTCACCGCCGTGTTCGCCTCCAACGACCAGATGGCCCTCGGTCTGCTGCACGCCCTCCACGAGGCGGGCCGCCGGGTCCCCGAGGACGTGAGCGTCGTCGGCTACGACGACATCCCCGAGGCGGCCCATCTGCTGCCGCCGCTCACCACCGTCCGCACCGACTTCGCCGCGATCGGCCGGCGTTCGCTGCGGCTCCTGCTGGACCGGATCGACGGGCGGACCGAGGAGCGGGTCGAGCCGCTGATCCCCGTCGAGGTCATCGTCCGCCGCAGCTGCGGCCGGCCGCCGCGCGGCTGA
- a CDS encoding glycoside hydrolase family 35 protein, translating into MPALTTTSDGFLLHGRPFRILSGAMHYFRVHPDQWADRLRKARLMGLNTVETYVPWNVHQPDPEGELVLDGLLDLPRYLSLAKDEGLHVLLRPGPFICAEWDGGGLPGWLTSDPDIRLRSSDPRFTGAVDRYLDLLLPPLLPHMAEAGGPVIAVQVENEYGAYGDDSAYLKHLEQAFRNRGVGEFLFTCDQADPEHLAAGSLPGVLAAGTFGGRIDAALDQYRAHRPEDPLMCAEFWIGWFDHWGGPHHTRDAADAAADLDRLLSAGASVNIYMFHGGTNFGFSNGANHKHAYEPTVTSYDYDAPLTESGDPGPKYHAFREVIARHASVPDEPVPAPAPKLPAIAVELNRRAALLPHADALAAPLRTEDPAMMDELGLSSGYALYRTTVPTSGQGLLYFAGGVGDRAQVFLDGAPVGVLERRHHDEALPVLVPRPGATLDVLVENMGGVNYGPRIGAPKGLLGPVSFNGTVLRAWDNHPLPLTDLTAVPFTPSDATTDAVPAFHRGTFEVAEPADAFLALPGWTKGQAWVNGFHLGRYWNRGPQHTLYVPAPVLRPGTNELVLFELHATTGTTARLTDTPDLGPEIS; encoded by the coding sequence ATGCCCGCACTGACGACGACGTCCGACGGTTTCCTGCTGCACGGCAGGCCGTTCCGCATCCTGTCCGGCGCCATGCACTACTTCCGCGTCCACCCCGACCAGTGGGCCGACCGGCTGCGCAAGGCCCGCCTGATGGGCCTCAACACCGTCGAGACCTATGTGCCGTGGAACGTCCACCAGCCCGATCCGGAGGGCGAGCTGGTCCTGGACGGCCTCCTCGACCTGCCCCGCTATCTGAGCCTCGCCAAGGACGAGGGGCTGCACGTCCTGCTCCGGCCCGGCCCGTTCATCTGCGCCGAGTGGGACGGCGGCGGTCTGCCCGGCTGGCTCACCTCGGACCCGGACATCCGGCTGCGCAGCTCCGACCCCCGCTTCACCGGCGCCGTCGACCGCTACCTCGACCTGCTGCTGCCCCCGCTGCTGCCCCACATGGCCGAGGCGGGCGGTCCCGTCATCGCCGTCCAGGTGGAGAACGAGTACGGCGCCTACGGCGACGACAGCGCCTACCTGAAACACCTCGAACAGGCCTTCCGTAACAGGGGAGTCGGGGAGTTCCTCTTCACCTGCGACCAGGCCGACCCCGAGCACCTGGCCGCCGGCAGCCTCCCCGGGGTGCTGGCCGCCGGCACCTTCGGCGGACGGATCGACGCCGCGCTGGACCAGTACCGCGCGCACCGGCCCGAAGACCCGCTGATGTGCGCGGAGTTCTGGATCGGCTGGTTCGACCACTGGGGCGGCCCGCACCACACCCGGGACGCCGCCGACGCCGCCGCCGACCTGGACCGACTGCTCTCCGCGGGCGCCTCCGTCAACATCTACATGTTCCACGGCGGCACCAACTTCGGCTTCAGCAACGGCGCCAACCACAAGCACGCCTACGAACCCACCGTCACGTCCTACGACTACGACGCCCCGCTCACCGAGTCCGGCGACCCCGGCCCGAAGTACCACGCCTTCCGCGAGGTCATCGCCCGCCACGCGTCCGTCCCCGACGAACCGGTCCCGGCTCCGGCCCCCAAACTCCCGGCCATCGCCGTGGAGTTGAACCGTCGCGCGGCCCTGCTCCCGCACGCCGACGCCCTCGCCGCCCCGCTGCGTACCGAAGACCCCGCGATGATGGACGAGTTGGGCCTCAGCTCCGGATACGCGCTCTACCGGACCACCGTCCCCACGTCCGGCCAGGGCCTGCTGTACTTCGCGGGCGGCGTCGGCGACCGCGCCCAGGTCTTCCTGGACGGCGCCCCCGTCGGCGTACTCGAACGGCGCCACCACGACGAGGCCCTGCCCGTGCTCGTGCCCCGCCCCGGCGCCACGCTGGACGTGCTCGTGGAGAACATGGGCGGCGTCAACTACGGCCCCCGCATCGGCGCCCCCAAGGGCCTGCTCGGCCCGGTCTCCTTCAACGGCACCGTCCTGCGCGCCTGGGACAACCACCCGCTGCCCCTGACCGACCTCACGGCCGTGCCCTTCACCCCGTCGGACGCCACCACGGACGCCGTACCCGCCTTCCACCGGGGCACCTTCGAGGTGGCGGAGCCGGCCGACGCCTTCCTCGCCCTGCCCGGCTGGACCAAGGGCCAGGCCTGGGTCAACGGCTTCCACCTCGGCCGCTACTGGAACCGCGGCCCCCAGCACACCCTCTACGTGCCCGCACCGGTCCTGCGCCCCGGCACCAACGAACTGGTCCTGTTCGAACTGCACGCCACCACCGGCACGACCGCCCGGCTCACGGACACCCCCGACCTCGGACCGGAGATCTCCTGA